CTGCCTCGACATGCTCGGTTCGGCACGCGCACGGCGAGAGCGGTACATCGGGGAATGGCTGCCGGACCCGCTGCCTGGACACACCAAGGCCCTCTACGGACCCTCCACCACAGCGCTAGACCCTGCCGAGCGCGTGAGCCTGGATGAGTCGGTCCACATGGCTCTCCTGGTGGTCCTCGACTCGTTGACGCCGGCCGAGCGGGTCTCGTTCGTCTTGCACGACGTCTACCGCTACCCCTTTGCCGAGGTCGCCGAGATCGTGGGCCGCACACCCGAGGCCTGTCGCCAGCTGGCGACCTCGGCACGACGGCGCATTGGCGTGGCCCGGACCCCACCTGCTCCGACCCGGGAGCAGTCCGCCGTCATCCGCGCCTTCAAGGACGCCTGGGAGTCACACGACATCCAAGCCCTGATAGGGCTTCTGGACCCGAAAGCCACCGCGGTCGCCGACGGCGGAGGTCGCGCTACAGCCGAGCTGCGCCCAGTCACAGGCGCCGAGAAGATCGCCCAAACCCTGGTCGAGGTCGCCGCAGCGTCCCCTCACCTCACTCTCAGCGAGCAGACGGTCAACGGGCAGCCAGGACTGGTTGGTCTCGAGGCCGGGGTTGCGTCCACGGTGGTCGCTTTCGACATCGCTGACGGCGCGATCCTCTCGCTCTGGGTAATGCGCAACCCCGACAAGCTCAGGCTGTGGCGCAACTGATACCCGCCGTCGCTACGCATGCGCACGCCCTGGGTAGCGCTCGGCGGCCGCTGTTACCAGGCGCGGTACTTGATCGTGTACCGGGAGCCGACTTCCTGCTGTAGTCGTTGCGCCAGTGCCTGGGCGCGCAGGTCTAGGGCCTCGTACGCTTCCTCTGTCCTGAGACTTGGGGTTGCATCCAGACCAAGCATGTCGTCGCCCCACCTCGTGAGGTCTTCGATCAGCGAGTCACTCAGTCCAAGCACTTCCCGCAGCCACTGAGGTTCGTCGGGCAGGGCTCCCCCCTCATCCCACAGCGGGACCCGTATGCCGTAATCCCACATCATGCTGATCACGTCACCGACGACCGCAATGTCCAGACCGTGTGAGTCCTCGCCAGCAGGTGTGGCTTTGTCCATCCCCGGTGGAGTCTCCGCAGCAAAGTAGCCGGTCCGACCCACCACCCCTGCGCCAGTGCGGCGACCTGCCAGGACTTTCGGCTCGGTGTGACGTTGACCATCTGGGCCCGGTCGATCAGGCGACGGCGGCGACCGGGACGGTGTTGGGGCCTGGCCCGGAGTCGATGATCTGTTTGAGCAGATTAAGGCCGGGACGGTCCACGGATCGGTTGTTGGCGTTGAGGATGACGACCGCGGCGTGGTGTTCAGGAGCGATGGCCAGCAGGCTGCGGTAGCCGCCGGTGCCGCCGTTGTGGAACATGACTCGATGCTCGCTGCGGGGCGGGGTGGCTGCGATCCAGCCGGGATGGATCGCAGCTCTCGCGTTGATGCGGTGGGAAGTGGCCCGGTTGAGAGCGATGGCTTCCGCGAGCTCGTCAGGTGCTGAACCGAGGTGAGCACGCGCGAACTTGAGCAGATCGGGCACAGTGGAGTGCAGACCACCGGCGCCGGCGAGGGCGCCAAGGTGCCAAGGTGGGCGTGGGCGTCCCAGGCGGGAGTGGCCGGTTGCCAGTCGGGCCGTCCCTTCGGCGTCGAGCACCACGCGGGTATCGCTCATGCCCAGGGGCCGGCAGATCTCGCCCTGAATGAGGGTGTCGTAGTCGGTACCGATGTGGCGTGCCAGAACAAGTCCCAGTAAGCCGGCACCGAGGTTGGAGTAGTGAACGCGGACACCGGGCACCGATCGCAAACGGGTGCGCCGCAGTCCGTCCATCAGGAACTCGCCGGTGCATCCGGCGTAGGGATCTGATCGGAAGAGCCCCCGCGCCAGGAGTCCTTTGGGCAGGCCTGGAAGGCCAGAAGTGTGGGAGGCCAGGTGCCCCAGCCTGATGACCTCGCCGCCGCGTTCTGGGGCCGTGATGTCGCGCGGCAGAAGGTCGTTCAGCGGTTGGTCAAGTTCCACGACACCGCGCACGACGAGCCGGGCCAACGCAAGGGCGGTGAACGTCTTGGTGACGGAACCGATCTCGAACTGCGTGCCGGGATCTGCGCCGTGCACTGCCGACTGCCCGTGGTGTAACGCCCCCACCATGACGACCCCCCGCTGTGTGGCGCCGAGGCGTTCCGCTGATCGTCCCGCCAGATCATCGAGGAGCGAGTTCGTCACCGTCATGCCTCCGTCCGCCCGAACAGGCGTCGGCCGCCGTACTTCTTGTGAACGGCCTGCTTCGTCACACCGAGCGCTTCAGCGATCTGCGTCCACGTGGTCCCTGACACCCGAGCGCGGTGCACCAGGACTTCCTCCTGTCCCTCCAGTCGGCGGCGCAGCGCGGTTGTATCGCGCAGGGCTTGGAGCGGATCAGCGTTCTCGGTGATGCGGGCAAGATCGACCTCTGTCATGCGGTCAACCGTAGTTGACTTCTCCCGTGATAGTCAACTCATGTTGACGCAACAGACGCCAACTCAGGGCAGCGGTCATGCGTCGAACTCTAGGTCGGCAAGCCGTTCTACGACGCGAGCGCAGCCCCGACGGGATCGTGCCGAGCTCTTGGCGCGTCGAACGCGCCCCACTGCACCTGGGGACGCGAACGCTGGCGGCCACCCCGCTCGCCCGGCGCCCTCATCTCGGCAGATCCGCACGCTCATCGCGGCAGATCCGGGCGTCTGGGCAAGTGATGTAGTGACTACGCGCCGCCCTCAGCATCTTCGTCGTCGGTCATCTCGAACGATCGGAGGGCATCGGGATCGTAGTCATCACTTGCCTGCAGCCCCAGGGCGGCGAGTGCCTCCGACGAGGGCAGTACATCGTCAAAGATCCCGACCGGGTGGCTCGGTTCCTCAGGCGTCCACAGCACCCCGTCGAGACGCCCGGCGCGCATTAGTTCCTCCACTGTGGCCCGGGCGAGACCGGTGCTTCGGCAGAAGTCCTCGATCCGCAACATGCCGCGACCACTGATAAGCGGCTTGGGACCTGAGGGCTCATCCATGGACGCAGCATGGCACCGTCAACCGCTCATCGGCAGATCCGCGCATGTCAGCGGCAGACCCCGGACGTTCTCCGTCAGCCGAGGTCTTCGTAAGAGTCAGGGTCATCGAAGCGGTTGGGCTCACGTTCGCGATGAGGCCCGTCGTAGGGCCGGTGCCCGACGAGCCAGTCGTAGCCCTTCCACTCGATGGGTTCGATGCGCGGCTTCAAGGTTGCCCACGCAGAAGTGCAATCGACCACCGAAAAGAACGACTCCACGGCGCCACAGAACGCCCGGAAGCATGTCAGGCAAGCGGCTACGCGTGACCCATCTCGGAGTCAGGCGGTGACCGTTGTCAGTCCGCACTACTCCCCGCCAACCCATGGTCACATTCTGGCGCATCGGCGTCAGGACATCGGTGTGGGCTCAGGCGGCATGAGCGGACGTTCGACGAAGCCAGTCGGGGTCGTCCGTGGACTTGGGCCGCCGCAGGAACTCAGCGCGTACGCCCGGTCTCAGCTGCCACCAACCGGCGACCAAGAAGGCAACCGCCAGGAAGAGGAGTGCCAGCCGGTGAAGGAGCGAGTGCCAGCCATCGCTCAGCAGTCCCGTCGTCATGAGACCCGAGACGGCTGCGCCCGGGGACTTCACGCGCAGCAGGTCAACGGTGACCACGCGACTGCAACAGCGGCCTGGGAGACGGACTCATCGACGTGAGCGGACGCACGGGTCGCGGCAGATGCGGGTGCCTACTCGTAGCCAGTGGCCGCGCGGACCATCTCGGCGAACAGACGCCCTGAGGGTGCCTCTTGGTCGTAGTCCACATCGGTCTCCACCGGAGCGGTTGAGAAGGCGGTCAACGCATCCAGAAGGCGTTCGACGGTCGAGTTCTCCCACTCGACGCGTCCCGCATCGACATAGTCGCGGAGCACCTCCTCCACGAACCATCCGAACTCGTCGCGCGTCGTCACAACGGACGGGTCGGCGATCGTGTCGCGCCCTGTCTCGTGTGCCATGGCCGCAGACTGTCATGCCCGACGCCGCGAGAACGCGTCCTCACATCGGCATGAGCCGCCCCCGGCCAGGGCACGTCAGGACGTCGAGTGCAGCCGCCGGCCGTGAGGTGCTCGTGCCGGCCGGCGTCTTGGGGTACGGGACCGGATGGCTGAACGTCACTGGACCCGCCTCGGCATCGTCGCGATCGCCGGTCACGTCTGCTACGAGCTCGTGGCGGGCGTCGCGGTGCCGCTGGCGCCACATGTCGGCGTACGAGCGGCTGCCGGGACGTTCGCGCTCTCCGCCGCTGCCGCGTACGTGCCCGCCGGTCGGCTCGTGAGCCCGCGCGGTGACCGTACGTACGCGATCGCGAACGGCTTCTTCCTCGCAGCGGTCGTCGGGCACTACAGCAGCTGGCCTCGCAGGTGGCGCGCCGGCCTGCCGTGGTCGACCGAGCACGAAGGGCTCGAGGGGCCGGTCGTCGGCCCTACAACGTGATCCTCCAGGCGCCGGCTGTCGCCGGGGTCGCGGGACTCTGGAGAACCGCAGCAAGTGGCGGTGGGGCGCTGTGACGGCACTCGCGGTGGCGCCCGTGCTGCGGTGGGCCACGCCTCGCGAGTACGCCAGGCTGCGGCAGCAGGCAGCAGAGCACCCCGGATGGTGGAACCGGCGGCTGGAGTCAATCGAACGGGGGATCAGTACCAGCCGTTGGCCTGCTTGAAGCTCCACGCGCTGCAGGGGGTGCCGTAGGTGTCGCGGATGTAGTCGAGCCCCCAGCGGATCTGCGCCTCGGCGGAGGTCATGTAGTCGTCGGGCAGGTCGTGCAGCTGCGTGAGGGCCTGCGGGATGCCGTAGGCCGAGGACGTCGGGTTGTCGGCGTCGACGCGCCAGTTGGACTCGCTGACGTAGAGCGAGTCCAGGCACGAGAACTGGTCGGCGGAGAAGCCGTAGGCCGGCAGCAGGGCGCGGGCGATGTCGCGCGGGTCGCCGTCGGACAGCTTCTCCGAGCGCGTCACCGCCGCACCACCGGACATCTCGAGCGCGGTGGCCTTGACGCGGTCGGTGCGGCGGGCCGCGCGCGAGACGACGGCCCGCGAGGAGCGCCGCTCGAGCTCACCGGCGCTCGACTCGGTGTCGGCGACCGTCTCGGCACCGTCGGTGGTGCCGCCAGCGGTGGTGGTGCCAGCAGCCGTGCCGGCGGTCGTGCCGGTGGCACCGGACGCGCCGGCCGTCGAGCTCGCCGGGTCGGCAGCGATCGGAGAGGGCACGCGCGGCTCATCGAGCGCGAGACCGCCGGTGACGCTCATGCCGGTCACGGCGACGGCCAGGCCGGTCAGCGCCACGCTGGTGCGCAGGGGTCGACGCGGGGCGCGCACGGACTTGTGCCGGCCGGGCGCGCGGTGCTTCGGGACGTGCTTGTCGGACTTCGACACGGGGGCTCACGGGGTAGACGACGGGGTGCCACGCCCCGGTGGAGCCGGGCGTGGAGCGACCGCGCGGACCCGGGCCGAACGGCCCAGGTCACGAAGCGGTCACGAGCCACCATGCAGGAGCCTCAGGAGCCGTGCAAACCAAACGCCACATCCGGTGCTGTCCCTTTCGTCACATGAGATACGCCTGACCTCAGGGGTCACACCAGCACCGGCACGCCGGTGTCTTCTCCGCCACAGCGCGAGGTCAGAGGGTGACGTCCTCCAGCATCTCGGTGACCAGGGCGGCGATGGGCGAACGCTCCGATCGGGTCAGCGTGACGTGGGCGAACAGCGGGTGGCCCTTGAGCTTCTCCACGACCGCCACGATGCCGTCGTGGCGCCCCACCCGCAGGTTGTCGCGCTGGGCCACGTCGTGGGTGAGCACGACCTTGGAGTTGGCGCCGATGCGCGAGAGCACGGTGAGCAGCACGTTGCGCTCGAGCGACTGGGCCTCGTCGACGATGACGAAGGCGTCGTGGAGCGAACGGCCGCGGATGTGGGTCAGCGGGAGCACCTCGAGCATCCCGCGGTCCATCACCTCGTCGACGACCTCGCGCGAGACCAGCGCGCCGAGGGTGTCGAAGACGGCCTGCGCCCAGGGCGACATCTTCTCCCCCTCCGAGCCCGGCAGGTAGCCGAGCTCCTGGCCGCCGACGGCGAACAGCGGCCGGAAGACGACGACCTTGGTGTGCTGGCGACGCTCCATCACGGCCTCGAGGCCCGCGCACAGCGCCATCGCGGACTTGCCCGTGCCGGCGCGCCCGCCGAGGGAGACGATGCCGACCTCGGGGTCGAGCAGCATCTCCAGCGCCACCCGCTGCTCGGCCGAACGCCCGTGGATCCCGAAGGCGTCGCGGTCGCCGCGCACGAGGTGCACGCGCTTGTCCGCACCGACGCGGCCCAGCGCCGTGCCGCGCTCGGAGAGCAGGACGAGGCCGTTGTGGCAGGGCAGGTCGCGCGCCTCGGCGAGGTCGATCACCCCGTCCTCGTAGAGCTCGTCGAGGTCGCCCGCGGGCACCTCGAGCTCGGCCATGCCGGTGTAGCCGGTGTCGGAGCTGCTGACGGCCTCGGCGCGGTACTCCTCGGCGTCGAGCCCGACGGCCGAGGCCTTGATCCGCAGCGGGAGGTCCTTGCTGACCAGGGTGACCCGGTGCCCCTCGTCGGCGAGGTTGCGCGCGACGGCGAGGATGCGGGTGTCGTTGTCGCCGAGCCTGAACCCGGACGGCAGCGAGTCGGCGTCGGTGTGGTTGAGCTCGACGCGGAGCGTGCCGCCCTCGGTGCCGACGGGCACCGGCTGGTCGAGGCGCCCGTTGACGATGCGCAGCTCGTCGAGGGCCCGCAGCGCGGAGCGGGCGAAGAACCCCAGCTCCGGGTGGTGGCGCTTGCCCTCCAGCTCGGTGATGACGACCACTGGCAGCACCACCTCGTGCTCAGCGAAGCGCTTGGTCGCGGCCGGGTCGGCGAGAAGGACGCTCGTGTCCAGGACGTAGGTGCGGCGGGTGGTGCTGGGTGAGGTCTTGCTGCTGGCCACGACTAACCCCTTGCTGCGGGTCGGCGCGCGCACTCCTCGCCCGGCCCGATGTCATTCAACGGACCGGAGAGCTCCCCTCTGAGTGCCCACGGTGTGCCTCCCGGTACAGCAGGCTTCCCCACCTGCCGATATCGCGAAAGTACGCTTGGTCACACCGCGATCCGGTTCGACACGCCCGAACGCGAGGTCACGACGAGGCAACGGCCGGGGGCCGCGGTCAGCCGCCGAAGCGGCGCTCGCGGGCGGCGTACGCGCGGATCGCGCGCAGGAAGTCGACCCGGCGGAAGTCGGGCCAGAGCGCCTCGCAGAAGTAGAACTCCGAGTTGGCCGACTGCCAGAGCAGGAAGCCGCCGAGGCGCTGCTCGCCCGAGGTGCGGATCACCAGGTCGGGGTCGGGCTGGCCCTTGGTGTAGAGGTGCTCGGCGATGTGCTCGACGTCGATGCTGTCGGCCAGCTCCTCGAGCGAGGTGCCCTTCGTGGCGTGGTCGGAGAGCAGCGCGCGGACCGCGTCGGCGATCTCGCGGCGCCCGCCGTAGCCCACGGCGACGTTGACCAGCAGCCCGTCGATGTCGCGGGTCGCCTCCTCCGCCGCCTTGAGCTTCGCGGCTGTCTCGGGCGGCAGCAGGTCGAGGGCACCGACCGGGTGGATCCGCCAACGGCGTGCCTCGGCCAGCGACTCGACCGCGCCCTCGATGATCGTGAGCAGGCCGGTGAGCTGCTCGGCGGGACGGTTGGTGAGGTTGTCGCTCGAGAGCAGCCAGAGCGTGACCACCTTCACCCCGACCTCCTCGCACCAGACCAGGAGGGGACGGATGTTGTCGGCGCCGGCCTGGTAGCCCTCGGCCGTGTCGAGACCGACCGCCTTGGCCCATCGCCGGTTGCCGTCGAGCATCA
The sequence above is drawn from the Nocardioides sp. zg-1228 genome and encodes:
- a CDS encoding lytic transglycosylase domain-containing protein — translated: MSKSDKHVPKHRAPGRHKSVRAPRRPLRTSVALTGLAVAVTGMSVTGGLALDEPRVPSPIAADPASSTAGASGATGTTAGTAAGTTTAGGTTDGAETVADTESSAGELERRSSRAVVSRAARRTDRVKATALEMSGGAAVTRSEKLSDGDPRDIARALLPAYGFSADQFSCLDSLYVSESNWRVDADNPTSSAYGIPQALTQLHDLPDDYMTSAEAQIRWGLDYIRDTYGTPCSAWSFKQANGWY
- the sigJ gene encoding RNA polymerase sigma factor SigJ codes for the protein MTERPDDPEARALPGDSDLADITSERRQLLRLAYRLLGSTADAEDVLQETYVRWYSLAPSAREAVKSPGAWLTTVASRICLDMLGSARARRERYIGEWLPDPLPGHTKALYGPSTTALDPAERVSLDESVHMALLVVLDSLTPAERVSFVLHDVYRYPFAEVAEIVGRTPEACRQLATSARRRIGVARTPPAPTREQSAVIRAFKDAWESHDIQALIGLLDPKATAVADGGGRATAELRPVTGAEKIAQTLVEVAAASPHLTLSEQTVNGQPGLVGLEAGVASTVVAFDIADGAILSLWVMRNPDKLRLWRN
- a CDS encoding serine hydrolase domain-containing protein — translated: MTVTNSLLDDLAGRSAERLGATQRGVVMVGALHHGQSAVHGADPGTQFEIGSVTKTFTALALARLVVRGVVELDQPLNDLLPRDITAPERGGEVIRLGHLASHTSGLPGLPKGLLARGLFRSDPYAGCTGEFLMDGLRRTRLRSVPGVRVHYSNLGAGLLGLVLARHIGTDYDTLIQGEICRPLGMSDTRVVLDAEGTARLATGHSRLGRPRPPWHLGALAGAGGLHSTVPDLLKFARAHLGSAPDELAEAIALNRATSHRINARAAIHPGWIAATPPRSEHRVMFHNGGTGGYRSLLAIAPEHHAAVVILNANNRSVDRPGLNLLKQIIDSGPGPNTVPVAAVA
- a CDS encoding PhoH family protein, yielding MASSKTSPSTTRRTYVLDTSVLLADPAATKRFAEHEVVLPVVVITELEGKRHHPELGFFARSALRALDELRIVNGRLDQPVPVGTEGGTLRVELNHTDADSLPSGFRLGDNDTRILAVARNLADEGHRVTLVSKDLPLRIKASAVGLDAEEYRAEAVSSSDTGYTGMAELEVPAGDLDELYEDGVIDLAEARDLPCHNGLVLLSERGTALGRVGADKRVHLVRGDRDAFGIHGRSAEQRVALEMLLDPEVGIVSLGGRAGTGKSAMALCAGLEAVMERRQHTKVVVFRPLFAVGGQELGYLPGSEGEKMSPWAQAVFDTLGALVSREVVDEVMDRGMLEVLPLTHIRGRSLHDAFVIVDEAQSLERNVLLTVLSRIGANSKVVLTHDVAQRDNLRVGRHDGIVAVVEKLKGHPLFAHVTLTRSERSPIAALVTEMLEDVTL
- a CDS encoding isoprenyl transferase → MINVKDVVRRVLYPAYESRVVKRLPHDQIPQHVGVMLDGNRRWAKAVGLDTAEGYQAGADNIRPLLVWCEEVGVKVVTLWLLSSDNLTNRPAEQLTGLLTIIEGAVESLAEARRWRIHPVGALDLLPPETAAKLKAAEEATRDIDGLLVNVAVGYGGRREIADAVRALLSDHATKGTSLEELADSIDVEHIAEHLYTKGQPDPDLVIRTSGEQRLGGFLLWQSANSEFYFCEALWPDFRRVDFLRAIRAYAARERRFGG